The genomic region TTATGTTAAAAGATTGTTGGGCGACCGGCCGGTGGTACTGGTAAATCTGGTTTATCGCCAGCAAGGCCTAATGGTGGCTAAGGGCAACCCCCTGGGGATCAAAGGACTGGAGGATTTAACCCGGGAGGGTATCCGGTTTATTAACCGCCAGCGGGGCGCAGGCACTCGTATTTTATTGGATTACCGCTTGCAGCAACTGGGTATTGACCCGGACAGCATTTACGGCTACAACCGGGAAGAATATACCCACATGGCGGTGGCAGCGGCAGTGGCCAGCGGAGCGGCAGATGCTGCCCTGGGCATCAAGGCAGCGGCTAACGCCCTGGGATTGGACTTTGTGCCGGTGGTGGAGGAAAGATATGATTTATGTATTCCCGGTGAATTTTGGGATACCCCCTATATTACCAGGTTGCTGGAAGTAATGGCCACCTCGGAGTTCAGACAACAAGTAGCAGCATTGGGAGGATATGATCTGCGGGATTGCGGCGGTGTCATGTACCGGCAAGGTATTTAGGAGTATGTTATGAAAAAGGAATCTGGCGGGGATTTAAACCAACCGTTGGTGGAAATGTTTCGCCCCTGTTATAAGGTTTGGATAGAGCGGGGCAGCACTGATTTTGGCGATGGTCTCTACTATCTGCTGATGTACGTCAAGGAATATGGTTCAATTTCTCAGGCCGCCCGGGAGATGGGTATGTCTTACCGGGCAGCCTGGGGCAAGATTAAGAAAATAGAAAAAAACTGGGGCCTCAAACTGGTGGAAACCCAGGTGGGTGGTGACGCCGGGGGAGGTGCCAAATTAACCGAAGCCGGAGCAGAACTGTTAGAGTCCTTTGGCCATTTTCGTCAAAAAATAGAAGAGGCGGTGGAGCGGGTGTTTAGGGAAAGCTTTGCTAAGTAGCCGGGACTTTTGGGTCAGCTGTCAGCTTTTACCGGGGGAATTTTATAGGGTCATTGCTGGCCTGTTGGTACTGGCGAAAAGCCAACAGCCAAAGGCCAACGGCTATCCCAAGACCCTTTCCGGATAAGTATACACATTCATCCGTTCGCCCTTGGCAAAACCTACCACGGTGATGCCCAATTTTTCGGCCATTTCCAGGCCCAGGCTGGTGGGGGCGGAACGGGAGATGATCATGGGCAAGCCCATTTTACCTACCTTAATGACAATTTCTGAGGAGACCCGGCCACTGAAGACCAGGATTTTATCTTCCAAAGGAATATCATTCAGGAAGGCCCGGCCAAAGATTTTGTCCACCGCATTGTGCCGACCCACATCTTCGTAAAACAATATTACTTCTGTAGGGGTACACAGGGCAGCGTTGTGTACTCCGCCGGTTTCCTTAAACAATACCGACATTTCCTCCAGCCGGTCGGAAAGATCCCAAACCTGTCCGGGGGTAACCAACAGGTTAGTGGTTACTTTGTTCATGCTCTTGGCATCATTGACATAATAAAAAATTGGCCGACCCCGTCCGCAGCAGGACGTAATGTAT from Desulfotomaculum nigrificans DSM 574 harbors:
- a CDS encoding winged helix-turn-helix domain-containing protein, giving the protein MKKESGGDLNQPLVEMFRPCYKVWIERGSTDFGDGLYYLLMYVKEYGSISQAAREMGMSYRAAWGKIKKIEKNWGLKLVETQVGGDAGGGAKLTEAGAELLESFGHFRQKIEEAVERVFRESFAK
- the fdhD gene encoding formate dehydrogenase accessory sulfurtransferase FdhD yields the protein MVRQVNKTTIDIVKIKGDKIFRTQDTIVQEVPITLFLNGKEFVTLVCSPQNLEELAVGFLCSEGLLQSPDDLKDLKIDEEKGVIYVEAIEGEAEGRFLKRYITSCCGRGRPIFYYVNDAKSMNKVTTNLLVTPGQVWDLSDRLEEMSVLFKETGGVHNAALCTPTEVILFYEDVGRHNAVDKIFGRAFLNDIPLEDKILVFSGRVSSEIVIKVGKMGLPMIISRSAPTSLGLEMAEKLGITVVGFAKGERMNVYTYPERVLG